The Planctomycetota bacterium region CCCTGAGCGTGGCCGCCGGCCTGGCCCTGGCCGGCGAGAGCCCGGCGCCCGTGGCCCAGTGGCGATTCGAGACCAGCACCGACGGCTGGGAGTCGCACGAGACGACCGTGGCCCGCAGCCAGGCGAAGGCCAAGGACGGCGGCTACTCGCTCGAGATCCCCGTCGAGTTCCCGCGCCCCGCCTCGGTGCTGCGGCACGTGAACTTCGATATTGACCGGGTCGGCCGCATCGTCTACCACGTCTACGTGCCGGAGAAGGCGCCCGACAGCGTGAAGACGCTGCTGTTCCTGAAGGACAAGGACGGGCTCTGGTTCCAGCACTTCTTCGAGCAGTCGCTCCGGCCCGGCGTGTGGAACGAGGTGAGCCTGGACATCAGCCCGTCAAGCCCCCACCTTCGGCCCAGCGCCCACCATCGGCTGTGGGACAGCGTGGCGGCGCACGGGATGAACCAGATCGGGGTGAAGTTCTTCTGCGACGATCAGTTCAAGGGCTCGCTGCACCTGGACGCCGTGACGGCCTGCCCGCTGGAGCTGCCGCGCGAGCCGCTGCGGGTGCTGAACCTGCGCGAGAACGCCCCCGAGGTGGGCCGCTACGAGCGCTTCGAGCTCACCTTCGACATCAACCGCCACATCACCAACCCGTTCGACCCCGACCAGATCAAGATTGATGCCACGTTCCTGGACCCCAAGGGCAAGCCCATCGCCATCCCCGCCTTCTACTACCAGGACCACGTGCGGCGAATCAAGAACAACCGCGAGGAGCTGGTGCCCGTGGGCCCCGGCACCTGGAAGGTGCGGTTCGCGCCGGTGGCCGAGGGGCCGCACGCCTACTACCTCACGGTGCAATACGCGGGCGAGCGCCAGAAGGGGCGGCCCGAGCCCGAGCGCCTCGTCACCGGGCGGCGCTCCTTCGTGTGCACCCCCTCCAAGAGCAAGGGCTTCATCCGGGTCTGCAAGAAGGACCCCAACTACTTCGCCTTCGACAACGGCGAATGGTTCTATCCCATCGGCCACAACGTGCACTCGCCCAGCGACGACACGCCCCGCGCCGCGGCCATCCAGCACGCCCTCGGCGCCACCATCATGCCCGATCACGGCACCTTCAACTACGACTACCTCTTCAAGAAGATGGCCGACCATGGCGAGAACTTCGCCGAGGTCTGGATGTGCTCCTGGTGGCTCGGCCTCGAATGGGTGAAGGACTGGCGCAACTACAACGGCCTCACCCGCTACAACCTCCACTCCGGCTGGCGGCTCGACTACCTGCTCGAGCTCGCCGAGCGCCACGACCTCTACATCAACCTCGTCATTGACAACCACGGCAAGGCCTCCACCTGGTGCGACCCCGAGTGGGAAGACAACCCCTACAACGAAGTCAACGGCGGCTTTCTCGAGAGCCCCGAGGACTTCTTCCGCAACCCGATCGCCAAGGAGATCAACCGCAAGCTCCTCCGCTACATCATCGCCCGATGGGGCTACAACCCCCGGATCCTCGGCTTCGAGCTCTGGAGCGAGATTGACCTCGTCGGCGACTCCTGGAACTTCCACGCGGACCCCGTCACCGCCGCGCCCAAGGTCCAATGGCACCGCGAGATGACCGAGTACCTCCAGCAGATCGACCCCTGGGCGCACCCCGTGACCACCCACTTCTCCACTAACTACGGGCGCATCCAGTCCAGCCTCGTCTCCCTGCCCGGCATCCACTACCTGGCTACCGATATCTACACCATCCCGCTCATCAAGTTCATCCTGGGCACCGCGCAATGCGGCAATGCCTTTGGCAAGCCGATCATCGTCACCGAGTACGGCGGCGCCGGTCCGTTCGGCTCGCCGGCGGCCGTCCTGCGTGCCCATCTTCACGCCGGCCTGTGGGCCACCTACATGACCCACACCTGCGGCAGCCCCATGCTCTGGTGGTTCCAATTCATCGAGAGCGACAACCTCTACAGCCACTTCCAGGCCCTGGCCGCCTACCACAAGGGCGAAGAACGGCGCGGCGAGGGCCTCGTGACCCGCGTGCTCACCGCCGACAGCTTCCCCAAGCCGCATCACGATCTGGGCGCCCTGTCGCTCCAGAACCAGACCAAGGCCTACGTGTGGGTCTACTCGCAGAGCGCCATGGAGCGCATGCCGCAGACCCTGCCGCGCTTCAAGGACATCGCCCTCCGCCTCACCGGCCTCAACCCGGGCAAGTACCAGGTCGAGGTGTGGGACACCTACAAGGGCGTCGTCCTCGCCAGGAGCGAGGCCGAGTCCAAGGGAAGCGGAGTGGTGATCCCGCTGCCCGAGTTCGTGGGCGACTGCGCCCTCAAGGTCAAGCCCGCCCAGTAGCCCGCCGCGCAAGGTCCTCCCGTTGCGCGGGCCCGCTGAAGCCGCTCGAATCGCTCCGCGCCCCACGTTCTCCAGGAGATGCGCGATGCGTTTGCCCGTCCTCCTGCCCCTCGTTCTCCTCCTGACCAACGTGCACGCAGGCACGGCGCCCTGGCATCAACACTTGTCGTATCCCGGCGGCGGCGTGTGGCGGCGGCGCGTGCCCGTCAGGGTCCACAACGGCTCGGGCGCCGACGCCGGCGGCCGGCCCGTCCAGATCGCCGCAGGCGCCGGCGCCGGCGAACTGCCCCTCGTGGGCGAGCGCCTCGCCGCGCTACGCGTGTGCGATGACCGAGGTCGCGAACTGCTCTACGATGTCCAGGACGCCTCCGGCCAGCCCAAGCGCTCCGGCGTCCTCGCCGCCGGCGACCGGCTGGCCTTCGGCGTGGAGTGCCCGCGGGGCGCCACGGCGACGTGCTATGTGTATGCCGATAACCCTCAGGCGTGGGCCGTGGCCGACTGGCTCGGCGCGGCCATGCCCTTCGCCAACGGCGGCTTCGAGGCGGGCGATGACGGCCCCGCCCGCTGGGAGCAGGCCGAGGCCGACGATCAGCACCGCCTCGCATGGACCGACGAGGCGCCCCACGGCGGCCAACGCTGCGTCCGCTGCGACGTGGACCCCGCCGCCCCGCCCACCTGGGTGAAGTGGGTGCAGAACGACATCGGTGTGGAGCCCGACGCCGACTACCGCTTCGAGGCCTGGGTCAGGGGCCGCGACGTGAAGGGCCAGGCGGGCTGGTTCCTCCACGTCCACGGCCAGAGGCCGATGGCGCTCAATCGCGTGGTTGCGGCGGGGGAGGGCACGTTCGAGTGGCGGCGGGTCGAGATTGCCTTCCGCACCCCGCCCGACGCCCTTCGCGCCACCCTGGGCACCGTGCTGCGCGGCACAGGCACGGCGTGGTTCGACGACGCGAGTCTCACCCTGCTCGGCAAGGCGGCTGCGCTCGACGCCGCGTGCTGCCCCGCCGAGCGTATCGAGCTGGCCGCTGCGCCAGCGCCCGACGGCTGGCGCGAGCGCTCCTCGCCGCGCCGCGTCGCACTGATCGTCAGAAACCTGGGGGA contains the following coding sequences:
- a CDS encoding DUF5060 domain-containing protein, with the translated sequence MAALRAILVALSVAAGLALAGESPAPVAQWRFETSTDGWESHETTVARSQAKAKDGGYSLEIPVEFPRPASVLRHVNFDIDRVGRIVYHVYVPEKAPDSVKTLLFLKDKDGLWFQHFFEQSLRPGVWNEVSLDISPSSPHLRPSAHHRLWDSVAAHGMNQIGVKFFCDDQFKGSLHLDAVTACPLELPREPLRVLNLRENAPEVGRYERFELTFDINRHITNPFDPDQIKIDATFLDPKGKPIAIPAFYYQDHVRRIKNNREELVPVGPGTWKVRFAPVAEGPHAYYLTVQYAGERQKGRPEPERLVTGRRSFVCTPSKSKGFIRVCKKDPNYFAFDNGEWFYPIGHNVHSPSDDTPRAAAIQHALGATIMPDHGTFNYDYLFKKMADHGENFAEVWMCSWWLGLEWVKDWRNYNGLTRYNLHSGWRLDYLLELAERHDLYINLVIDNHGKASTWCDPEWEDNPYNEVNGGFLESPEDFFRNPIAKEINRKLLRYIIARWGYNPRILGFELWSEIDLVGDSWNFHADPVTAAPKVQWHREMTEYLQQIDPWAHPVTTHFSTNYGRIQSSLVSLPGIHYLATDIYTIPLIKFILGTAQCGNAFGKPIIVTEYGGAGPFGSPAAVLRAHLHAGLWATYMTHTCGSPMLWWFQFIESDNLYSHFQALAAYHKGEERRGEGLVTRVLTADSFPKPHHDLGALSLQNQTKAYVWVYSQSAMERMPQTLPRFKDIALRLTGLNPGKYQVEVWDTYKGVVLARSEAESKGSGVVIPLPEFVGDCALKVKPAQ